ATTTTTTTCAATCTCGCTATCGGGGAACAGACCCGCAAACTTGGACGGGTTATATTTGTAGCGAACCCTTATTATTAGAGTCAGATTATCTGAAAAGCTTAACGGAAGCGGGAATTGCTTGGGGTTTTTTTAGCGGTGCGCCTCGTGCGGAAGCAGCTTATGTTTTAGAAGGACGCCTAAATTTAAAATCCCCAGTGCTGATTGCAATGGAAGATGCACCGGGAAAACCCGATCCTACAGGTTTATTTGCATCGGTGAATCAGTTGGAAAAACTGTCATCGTTGGATAGTTCTACCCCAGTTGTCTACGTGGGAGACACGGTAGCCGATATGTTAACCGTCCAAAAGGCGCGGGTACTCCAACCTAATCGTCGTTGGATCGGGGTGGGAATTTTGCCTCCCCATTTTATTAATATGCCCGAATATCGTGACAGCTATGCTGCCAATCTCACTCAAGCGGGTGCAGAGGTAATTTTTAGCAACGTGCAAGAGTTAAGTTGCGATCGAATTGGGGAATTATTAAGTAGGTAAGCAAGAGGCAGGAAGATGAAAGCTTAAGTTAACTTTTCGTGACTGGCTCTGTTTATTTTCACCTTTTGTACTTAGTTTTTTTTATACTGATTTTCAGATCGGTGTTAGCGATCGCGATTTTTTCATGGCCTTTTAAAAAAAGTGCCGTTAAAATTCAGTAAGCCCTAGCTTGACGCATAACTTGTATATTTTTACAAATATATTATGCTTAATATTCCAGGATATCAAATTTTTAACCTCATTTACGAAAGTACTAATTCTCTCGTTTATCGAGGGCTGAGAAACGAAGATAAGCTACCAATTATTCTCAAATTTTTGAAAGAAGAATATCCCACCCAAGAAGAACTCACCAGATATAAACAAGAATATGAAATTACGCGCAACTTGAACATCCCAGGAGTTGTTAAAGCCTATGAATCGATTAAATATCATAACACTCCGGTCATTATCTTAGAAGATTTTGGCGGGGAATCAATTAAAAATTTATTAGTTAATCAAAAATTTGATTTAGCACGATTTTTGCGATTCGCCATCCAAATCACCGATAGTCTCGGCCAAATTCATCAGCATAACATTATCCACAAAGACATCAATCCTTTCAATATTGTAATTAACCCCCAAACCGAACAAGTAAAAATTATTGATTTTGGGATTTCCTCGATCTTAACCCGTGAAAATCCCACCATCAAAAATCCCAACTGCTTAGAAGGAACTCTACCCTATATGTCACCAGAACAAACGGGTAGAATGAATCGTTCCCTTGATTATCGTACAGACCTTTACTCTCTAGGAGCCACCTTTTATGAAATGATTACCAATCGGCTACCTTTTGAAATGACTGACGCAATGGAAGTCGTTTATTGTCACATTGCCAAACAACCAATTCCTCCCCAACAAATCAATCCGGAAATACCTCAAACAGTTTCAAATATCATCATGAAACTGTTAGCAAAAAATGCCGAAGACAGATATCAAAGTGCCTGGGGAATTAAAGCTGATTTAGAAGAATGCCTCAAGCAATTAAAACAACAAGGTAAAGTAACGGAATTTTCCCTCGGTAAGCAAGATATTGCCGATAAATTTCAAATTCCTCAAAAATTATATGGCAGAAAAAGAGAAATTGATACTTTATTAACAGCGTTTGAAAGAGTTAGCGAAGGCGCAATTGAAATGATGTTGGTATCGGGTTATTCCGGTATCGGTAAATCAGCCTTAGTACAAGAAATTCACAAACCGATTACCAAGCGACGCGGTTATTTTATTACAGGTAAATTCGAGCAATTTCAACGCAATGTTCCTTACAGTGGCGTCATCAACGCTTTAAAAGAATTAGTCGGTCAACTGCTAACAGAAAGCGAATCCCAACTAGAAGATTGGCGGCAAAAAATCAGCGCCGCTTTAGGAATCAACGGTCGATTAATCATCGATGTAATACCGGAAATAGAACTGATTATTGGGTCACAACCACCACTTATCGAATTAGGGCCAACCGAATCGCAAAACCGCTTTAATTTAGTTTTTCAAAACTTTATTCGCGTATTTAGCCAATTGCATCGTCCATTTGCGATCTTTTTGGATGATTTGCAATGGGCTGACTCTGCTAGTCTGAAATTAATCGAGTTAATTATGGCGGATACGAAGACGCATTCTCTATTTTTAATTGGTGCGTATCGAGATAATGAAGTTGACTCCCATCACTCATTAACGATAACTCTCGAAAATCTGATTTCTCAAGGCACGACTATCAATCATATTAACTTATATCCTTTGCAAATTCCTCAGATCGTCGATTTAATTGCCGATACTTTACAAAGCGATGAAAGAGCAGTAAGAGATTTGGCAATCTTAGTATTTCATAAAACAGAAGGTAATCCATTTTTTATAAATCAATTTATCACTACTTTGTACCAAGAAAACTTACTATCTTTTGATTTAATTTCTAGAAAATGGCATTGGAATGTAGCGGAAATCGAAGCAGTCGGCATCACCGACAATGTAGTAGAGTTGATGACAGAAAAGTTGCAAAAATTGCCAAAAGCAACACAACAAGTGCTTCGTTTGGCAGCTTGTGTAGGTAATCAATTTGATTTAACTACCCTAGCGATTATAGATGAAAAATCGAATACAGAAACTTTTGCCGAACTTCTGCCAGCTATTCAAGAAGGCTTAATTCTTGCTAATTCCCATTTACAGACCACGGAAGACAACAGCGTTAATGGTGAATTGGTAATTCTGCATTATCAATTTCTGCACGATCGCGTGCAACAAGCAGCTTATCAATCGATCGCCGAACGAGATAAAAAAGCCACTCATTTGAAAATCGGAAAACTGTTGTTGTCAAATATTCCGCCAGAAGAACGGTCAGAAAAAATCTTCGATTTAGTAGATCATTTGAATTTTGGCCGAAAATTAATAGGCAAAAAGTCAGAAAAATTTGAATTAGCTAAATTAAACCTCGAAGCTGGTAAAAAAGCCAAAAATGCTACTGCTTATGCCGCTGCTAGAGAATATTTAAAAGTAGGGATGGAGGTAGTTGGAGATATTTGGAAAGAAGGATATGAGTTAGCTTTTGAACTTTCTAAAGAAAGAGCAGAAGCCGAGTATTTAAGCGGCAATTTTGAAGATGCGAAAGCTATTATTTACCAAGCATTATCAAAAGCTAATTCAGTTTACGAACAAGTCGAACTATACACGATCTTAATTTTACAGCATTGCACGGTTGGCGAATATCAAGAAGCGGTCAAAGCTGGTCGAAATGCAGTGAGTTTACTAGGAGTTGATTTACCAAAAGATGATTTTCAAACAGCAATTGATTTAGAATTCGCACAAGTAAAGCAAAATTTGGAAAATCGAGAAATTGCCTCGTTAATAGATGCCAAAGAAATGGAAGACCCTGCCCAAAGGGTTTTGTTAAATTTACTAGCAACTATGCTAGCACCGTTGCATTTTTATGATTTTAATTTGTTTAATTTTATTATCGTAAAAATATTAAATCTTTCTCTCAAATATGGTAATGCGGCTGAGTCGCCGTTTAGTTATTCCACTTATGGAGTAATGATTGCTTCGATGTTAGGCGATTATCAATCCTGTTATCAATTTGGCTTATTGAGCTTGAAACTGAGCGATCGCTTAAATAATTTACAACAAAAATGTAAAAATTCTTTTTTGTTCGTTGAATGTATCAATCACTGGGTTAAGCATTTAAAAGAAGGTCAACGAATTGCCAATGAAGGACATCAAGCTGGTTTGGAATCGGGAGAGTTAATTTTTGCTGCTTATCTACTGGAATCTAAACTTTGTCATTCATTTTATTTAGGAAAAAATTTAGAACAGCTTTTTATAGAGTCTAAATCTTACTTTAAGTTTGCTCGCAAAATAAAAAACCTTTATGCAGCCGATTTAATTTATTCAATTCAAATAAATATCAAATTATTATTAGAAGACGACCCTCATTTATTTTTAGATTACGAAGAAGTTAGCGAACGGGATTTTTTGGAGAGATGTTATGCACATCAAAGCTTTACAGCTATAGGTTTTTGTCACTTGATTAAATCTCAAATTTTATATTTATCCGGAGATTACAACGAAGCATTGAGGCACAATTTAGAAGTTAAAAAATTTATGGCTAATTTGTTTACGAATTACGCAGTTAGCCAATATAACTTTTCTAATTCACTAATTTTATTAGCTCTTTATCCAGAAGTTTCTGAGGAAGTACAAAAAGAATATTGGCAACAACTAGTTGAGAATCAAAAGCAGATGAAAATATGGGCAGACAATTGCCCGGAAAATTTCTTAAATATCTATCTATTAGTAGATGCGGAAATGGCTCGCATTGCTGGGAAATATCTAGAGGCGATCGATCTATACGATCGCGCAATTCGATCCGCTCAAGAAAATGAGTTTATTCCCAATCAAGCTTTAGCCAACGAACTAGCAGCCAAATTTTGGTTAAGTCAAGGAAAAGAAAAATATGCCAAAGTTCACATGACAGAAGCTTACGCTAACTATCAACTTTGGGGTGCAAAACAAAAACTGAAAGATTTGGAAGCAAAATATTCTCATTTACTGACTAGAATAGCCAGAAGCACTCCATTTACAGCTACTTTAAATGCTGCTACCTATACCTCTAATGGTAATCACGCTAGTTTCTTAGATTTAGATACTGTCATTAAAGCTTCACAAGCGATTTCTGGGGAAATCGTGCTAGATAAATTGCTAGACAAGTTAATGAAAATTTTACTAGAAAATGCTGGAGCAGAAAAAGGTATTTTAATTTTAAATCAACCTAATAGCAAAATGGTAATTGAAGCTACGCCGGAAGAGTTTCTAGTAAAGAAAAATATTGATACTTTAGATACAAAATATTTGCCCTTAACAGCCCTTAATTACGTTGAAAGGACTCGCGCTGATGTAGTTTTAAATTATGCCAGCCGTGAAGGAAAATTTACTGAAGATCCTTATATTGCACAACAGCAAGTAAAATCACTTTTATGTACTCCGATCGTTAACCAAGGTCAACTGATAGGCATTCTTTATTTGGAAAACAACTTAGCTGTTAGCGCGTTCACTCCAGAAAGGTTAAAAATATTAAGATTACTTTCTGCTCAAGCCGCTATTTCTTTAGAAAACGCCTTACTTTATGCTTCCGTAGAACAAAAAGTAGCAGAAAGAACGCACCAATTGAATGAAAAAAACGAGCGTCTCGAACAAACTCTAAATGAATTGCAACGTACTCAAATTCAGCTTATTCACAGTGAAAAAATGTCTAGTTTGGGTGAGATGGTGGCAGGGATTGCTCATGAAATTAACAATCCAGTTAATTTTGTCTATGGAAACGTAGATTTTGCCAAAGACTACGTTAAAAATTTAATAAAATTAATTAATTTGTACCAAAATACTTATCCTACTTTCACCGAAGAAATCAGAGAGTTAACTAAAGAGATAGATTTGGAATTCATGTTAGAAGATTTGCAAAAAGCTTTCGCTTCCATGAAATTGGGATCTGAACGCATCCGCAATATAGTGCTTGGTTTGCGAAACTTCTCTCGGTTAGATGAAGCTGACATGAAACCCGTCGATATTCACGAAGGGATCGATAGTACATTGCTGATTTTGCAGTATCGTTTAAATTATCAAGGAGATGAAAGTAAAGATAATTTGACCAACGGTATTGAAGTGATTAAAAATTATGGTAATTTGCCTAAAGTTATTTGTTATGCAAGTCAATTAAATCAAGTGTTTATGAATATTTTAACTAATGCGATCGATGGAATAGAACAGTCATTTATGACCAGTAGTTTGTCCTTGCAAAAAAGAAAAGGGGAAATTCATATTTATACAGAAATTACTAGTTCCGATCGCGTCAAAATTAGGATTTTTGATAATGGGTGTGGCATCCCAGAAGATGTGAAAAGTAAAATTTTCGATCCCTTTTTTACGACTAAGCCAGTAGGTAGGGGTACTGGCTTAGGGTTATCTATTAGCTATCAGATAGTTGTGGAAAAACACGGTGGAAAAATAAGTTGTCTTTCTACGTTAGGAGAAGGAACGGAGTTTGCGATCGAACTTCCGATTAAACCGAATCAGAAAGCTTTATAGCGTATTGCGCGAAAGGAAGCCTAGTACCATTCATTGATTGTAGAGACGTTTTATGAATCGTCTCTACAATGTGTTTGGGAAGTTGTTTATTGAATGTGGAGAAACTTATCCAATGCTGCCACTATCATAGGAGGCCAACGACGTACATTTTTCACCCATTCAATATCTTTATAACGGGGATCTAGTCCTACAGTTGCTACCCAGTTACTTTCCGCTTCTCCGTGTTGTCCTTGTACCCAAAGTGCGGCGGTTAAAGCTGCTCTCACGTCGGGAAATTGGGGATATTTGCGAATGATATTTCGCATGGTGCGAATGGCAACTTCTGTTTGTCCGGTTTCGTAAAGAGCGAGGGCGTAATTGGCACGCGCAAAGGCAAAGTTAGGCTCTAATTGAAAGGCTTTTTGGAAATCTGCGATCGCTTTTTGCCAATCTCCCAATCTACCAAAAGCATTGCCCCGATTATTGTAAGCCATCGGATCGTTAGGGCTGATTTCTAGTAGATGATTGTAATCGGCAATCGCGCGATCGAATTCTCCCATTGCTTCCAAAACCATGCCGCGATTTAAATATGGGTCGGGTGCAGTGGGAGCGAGTTCCATTGCTTTATCGTAATCTGCGATCGCCTCTGCTAACTTATTTTGACTGGCCTTAGAATTACCCCGATTACTCCAAAGCGCTGGATTATCTGGCAATAATTCTATTAGCTGAGTCCAGTAACCTTCCGCATCAGCAAACTCACCTTGTTCAGTAGCATCGATCGCTTTTTGTCCCAGTT
This is a stretch of genomic DNA from Leptolyngbyaceae cyanobacterium. It encodes these proteins:
- a CDS encoding tetratricopeptide repeat protein translates to MPNSPFPIPHFQIMIRWTLHLLCVLLLAVSTLLISISPVMAQTETQPSITETESTSTANQPENIISNESEPTATESANIISNESANVISNEPEVTVSKSENQPSNERKELEAKINELGQKAIDATEQGEFADAEGYWTQLIELLPDNPALWSNRGNSKASQNKLAEAIADYDKAMELAPTAPDPYLNRGMVLEAMGEFDRAIADYNHLLEISPNDPMAYNNRGNAFGRLGDWQKAIADFQKAFQLEPNFAFARANYALALYETGQTEVAIRTMRNIIRKYPQFPDVRAALTAALWVQGQHGEAESNWVATVGLDPRYKDIEWVKNVRRWPPMIVAALDKFLHIQ
- a CDS encoding TIGR01548 family HAD-type hydrolase codes for the protein MNREPNLPNQSTSAIVVFDIDGVIRDVGGSYRRAIADTVEHFTGNAYRPSQIDLDNLKSEGIWNNDWEASQELVYRYFESQGRARNQISLDYQTLIDFFQSRYRGTDPQTWTGYICSEPLLLESDYLKSLTEAGIAWGFFSGAPRAEAAYVLEGRLNLKSPVLIAMEDAPGKPDPTGLFASVNQLEKLSSLDSSTPVVYVGDTVADMLTVQKARVLQPNRRWIGVGILPPHFINMPEYRDSYAANLTQAGAEVIFSNVQELSCDRIGELLSR
- a CDS encoding AAA family ATPase, giving the protein MLNIPGYQIFNLIYESTNSLVYRGLRNEDKLPIILKFLKEEYPTQEELTRYKQEYEITRNLNIPGVVKAYESIKYHNTPVIILEDFGGESIKNLLVNQKFDLARFLRFAIQITDSLGQIHQHNIIHKDINPFNIVINPQTEQVKIIDFGISSILTRENPTIKNPNCLEGTLPYMSPEQTGRMNRSLDYRTDLYSLGATFYEMITNRLPFEMTDAMEVVYCHIAKQPIPPQQINPEIPQTVSNIIMKLLAKNAEDRYQSAWGIKADLEECLKQLKQQGKVTEFSLGKQDIADKFQIPQKLYGRKREIDTLLTAFERVSEGAIEMMLVSGYSGIGKSALVQEIHKPITKRRGYFITGKFEQFQRNVPYSGVINALKELVGQLLTESESQLEDWRQKISAALGINGRLIIDVIPEIELIIGSQPPLIELGPTESQNRFNLVFQNFIRVFSQLHRPFAIFLDDLQWADSASLKLIELIMADTKTHSLFLIGAYRDNEVDSHHSLTITLENLISQGTTINHINLYPLQIPQIVDLIADTLQSDERAVRDLAILVFHKTEGNPFFINQFITTLYQENLLSFDLISRKWHWNVAEIEAVGITDNVVELMTEKLQKLPKATQQVLRLAACVGNQFDLTTLAIIDEKSNTETFAELLPAIQEGLILANSHLQTTEDNSVNGELVILHYQFLHDRVQQAAYQSIAERDKKATHLKIGKLLLSNIPPEERSEKIFDLVDHLNFGRKLIGKKSEKFELAKLNLEAGKKAKNATAYAAAREYLKVGMEVVGDIWKEGYELAFELSKERAEAEYLSGNFEDAKAIIYQALSKANSVYEQVELYTILILQHCTVGEYQEAVKAGRNAVSLLGVDLPKDDFQTAIDLEFAQVKQNLENREIASLIDAKEMEDPAQRVLLNLLATMLAPLHFYDFNLFNFIIVKILNLSLKYGNAAESPFSYSTYGVMIASMLGDYQSCYQFGLLSLKLSDRLNNLQQKCKNSFLFVECINHWVKHLKEGQRIANEGHQAGLESGELIFAAYLLESKLCHSFYLGKNLEQLFIESKSYFKFARKIKNLYAADLIYSIQINIKLLLEDDPHLFLDYEEVSERDFLERCYAHQSFTAIGFCHLIKSQILYLSGDYNEALRHNLEVKKFMANLFTNYAVSQYNFSNSLILLALYPEVSEEVQKEYWQQLVENQKQMKIWADNCPENFLNIYLLVDAEMARIAGKYLEAIDLYDRAIRSAQENEFIPNQALANELAAKFWLSQGKEKYAKVHMTEAYANYQLWGAKQKLKDLEAKYSHLLTRIARSTPFTATLNAATYTSNGNHASFLDLDTVIKASQAISGEIVLDKLLDKLMKILLENAGAEKGILILNQPNSKMVIEATPEEFLVKKNIDTLDTKYLPLTALNYVERTRADVVLNYASREGKFTEDPYIAQQQVKSLLCTPIVNQGQLIGILYLENNLAVSAFTPERLKILRLLSAQAAISLENALLYASVEQKVAERTHQLNEKNERLEQTLNELQRTQIQLIHSEKMSSLGEMVAGIAHEINNPVNFVYGNVDFAKDYVKNLIKLINLYQNTYPTFTEEIRELTKEIDLEFMLEDLQKAFASMKLGSERIRNIVLGLRNFSRLDEADMKPVDIHEGIDSTLLILQYRLNYQGDESKDNLTNGIEVIKNYGNLPKVICYASQLNQVFMNILTNAIDGIEQSFMTSSLSLQKRKGEIHIYTEITSSDRVKIRIFDNGCGIPEDVKSKIFDPFFTTKPVGRGTGLGLSISYQIVVEKHGGKISCLSTLGEGTEFAIELPIKPNQKAL